In Rhodopirellula sp. P2, the DNA window TGCCAAGCCAAAAGGCCTCTGGCTGCTCTGGTTCCAAACTCTGCTTTTCCAACGGCGAACAGGCTGTTGCTGGGCATGGTTGCGGTCATGAGTGCATCGCTGGCGGCCAGTTCCGTTTCGGCGGCCTTTCCCAAGATTTCTTATATCCGACCGCTCGGCGTCGTTCGCGGCGAAGAGTCAACGATCACGCTTCACGGCAGTGCTCTTGGTGATGCGACGGAGGTCCTGACGGATTTGCCGGGGTTGGAAATTTTGGAAGTCAAACCGGTCGATGAAAAGTCGGTGACGGTGAAGTTGAAGGCGGATGAAAAGCTTGCTCCAGGACTTTATCCAGTCCGCTTGGTCACCAAGTCAGGAATCACGGACTTGCGTTTGATCGGCGTGGGAACGATGCCCATCGTCAACGAAGTCGAGCCCAACAATTCGTTTGAAGAAACTCAGGCGATCGAGATGGACCGCACGATCGAAGGCAACATCGATCGTGAGGATGTGGATTGTTTCAAGGTTCACTTGGAAGCGGGGCAAAAGCTGACGGTTGAAATCGAGGGCATTCGATTGGTCCAACAGCTCAACAACCGAAATATCTTCGATCCTGCGATCGCGATTTTGAATTCGGATCGTTTTGAAGTTGCTGTCAGCGATGATTCCTCGCTGCTGCAGCAAGACAGTCTGTGCTCGTTCACGCCCGAAGAAGCTGGCGACTACACGATCGTGGTGCGTGAAAGTTCTTTCTTAGGAGCTGCCAACGTTTGTGGTTATCGACTGCATGTGGGGTCCTTTCCTCGGCCTGTGACGGTGATCCCGTCGGGCGGAGTCAAGGGAGAAGTTCTGCAGGCGAAGTTGATCGATGTGGATGGCACCGTGACGGAATCCAGTGTGCAACTTCCCAGTGAGCCGGTTGAAAAATGGCCAGTGACTCATCAGGACGACCGTGGAATCTCCCCGTCGCCCAACTGGATCCGAGTCAGTGATGCTCCGATCGTGACCGAGACGGAACCCAATGAAGGGCAATCGCAAGCCTCGCCGGGACAGTTCCCCGCGTTGCTGTGTGGTGTGATCGATGAAGGCGACGGCTACGATTGGTTTTCGTTTGAGTGCAAGAAAGGCGATCGCGTGCGAGTTCAACTGCACGCTCGCAAGACGCTCCGCTCACCGCTGGATGGCGTCATTCACGTCTTTGGTCCCGACGGAAAAACGCTCAAAGGCAGCGATGACATCGGTCCCAACCCAGATGGCTCGGTCGACTTCGATGCGGCTGTTGATGGGAACCACTTTGTACGGGTCTACGACCACTTGCGTAGCGGCAGTCCGAATCACAACTACGTCATTGAGCTCAGTCGTCGGGAGCCCTCGTTGGGGCTGACACTGAAGGAGCTGCGACGTGATGAAGCGATGGTTGTGCCAGTGCCGGTCGGCGGACACAGTGCGATGGTGTTGACCGCACAGCGAAATCAATTCAACGAACAGTTTGACGCGATCGTCGAAGGGTTGCCTGAGGGCGTGACCGCTCAAACGTTCCCAATGCCAGGCGGTCGTGTGGAGATCCCCGTCGTGCTGCACGCTACGAAAGAGGCAGCGCTCGGTGGGGCGTTCTTTGAAGTTGGAGGAGTCGGCAAATTGGGGGATCGCGAGATCCAGGGCGATTTTCAACAGCACCACAAAGTCGTGTTGGGCCAAAACCGTCGTGAGATGCTCGGCTACGAAACCGAAAAGGCTGCATTGGCGGTTTGCGAAGCGATGCCATTCAGCGTTGAGGTGGTGCAACCGAAGACTCCTATCCTTCGCCGTGGCAGCAAGGATTTGTTGGTTCGAATCAAACGTGATGAAGGCTTTGAGGGAACGGTTTCGTTCCGAACGCTTTACAACCCGCCTGGGATTGGTGTGAACAACAGCAAGCGGATTGAGAAGGGCCAGAGCGAAGTGATCATTCCAATCACGGCCAACGGGAGTGCGGCCATCGGATCTTGGCCGATGGTGATGCAGGTCAGCTACGGAACCAATCGTGGAACCGCAACGGTGTCGACCGCGCCGATTATGCTGGACGTCGAAGAGCCCGTGTTCGACTTCGCGTTCCCCAAGTCGGCTGCTGAGCAAGGAGCGGAAGCGGTTCTTGCGATTGGAATGACCAAACGCCGGGACATTGAGGGCGACATCGAAGTTCGCCTGGTTGGGATCCCCAACGGGGTCACTTGCGACGAACCACAGAAGAAGGTGGAGCTTGGATCGGAGTCGGTTCAGTTTCTGCTGAAAATTGCCGCGGATGCAAAGCCGGGCACACACAAGACAATGGTCGTTCAAACACTGATCACTCGCGACGGCGAAACGATGATGCAAACGGACGGCACGGGCGAAATCCGGATCGACAAACCTTTGCCAGTCAAAAAGGATCCGCCGGCTGAAAAGAAGCCCGAAGCGAAACCCAAACCGAAGCCTGCCGCCAAGCCGCTCAGTCGCTTGGAGCAACTACGCCAGCAAAAGGAGTCGAAATGAACCGGTCCTTCCATCGATTGACTGTTCACTCATTGGGGCTGGCTGCGATTGCAATCGCGGTGGTCTCGGTCAGTTCGGTCTCCGCCGCTTCTCCCGAAGCGATCAAGACAAAGCCAGGTGAATTGCCCAAGGTTGATCTGGCGGTCTATCCGCCTGAAATCTCGTTGACCACGGCTGGTGATTTTCAGTCCTTCGTCGCGGTCATGCGTCGCGAAGATGGAGTGACGGAAGACATCACCGACAAAGTGCGTTGGACGTTGGGGGATGACAAACTCGCGAAGATCGACGGGCATCTGCTGCGTCCGCTTGCCGATGGCGAAACCATCTTGAGTGGACGTTTCAGCGGCACCAGCGTTGACATCCAGGTCAAGGTTGCTCAAGCGGCCACCCAGTCGCCCGTGAGTTTCATCAAAGACGTGATGCCAACTTTGACACGTTCCGGTTGCAACACCGGTTCGTGCCACGGGGCTGCCCGTGGGAAAGACGGTTTCAACCTCAGTCTGTTTGGGTTTGATCCCAACGGTGACTACCAACGAATCACACGCGAGATTGGCGTCCGTCGAATCAACTTGGCAGTGCCTTCGGAAAGTCTGCTGTTGAAGAAGTCAGTCGGCTCGGTCCCGCACACAGGCGGGAAGTTGTTCGACGTTGACTCGGACTATTACGAGACGCTTCACCGTTGGTTGAAAGCGGGCGCACCCAGTGATCCCGCCGATGCGTTGCCACCCGCTGTCACCTCCGTTTCGATTTATCCTCCACAAGCGGTTCTGGAAGGAACGGGAGCGACTCAGCGTTTCGTCGCAGTTGCCACTTACGCCGACGGCAACACTCGTGATCTGAGTCGGTTGGCAACTTTTTCAACCAACGATGCCTCGGTGGCTGCGATGGACCAGAACGGTTTGGCGACCGCTGGTGCCAGGGGCGAAGCCTTTGTGATGGCTCGTTTCGACACGCACACTGTCGGGTCGCAGATCCTGACTCTGCCAACTGATTTGCAATACACGGTGCCGGAACCTCAGCCAAGCAGCTACGTGGATGAGTTAGTCGACAAAAAGCTGCAGCAATTGCGGTTGGTGCCGAGTGGTCAATGCACGGACGCGGAATTCATTCGACGTGCAACGATCGATATCACCGGCTTGTTGCCGACCGAAGAAGAACTGAACTTGTTTGTCAACGATGTGGCTCCGGACAAACGGGAGGCGTTGATTGATCGCCTGTTGGAACGAAAAGAGTTCAGCGAAATTTGGGCGATGAAATTTGCTCAGTTGCTGATGATCAAGAGCACCAACCAGGTCAGCAAGAAATCAGCAATGCTGTATGCGAGTTGGTTGACCGATCAATTTGCTCGCAATGTGCCAGTCAATGAGATGGTTCACGATCTGCTCACCAGCACCGGTGGAACGTTTGGGGAACCTGCGACGAACTTTTACGAGATCGAACGCGACACACTGAAGACTGCCGAAAATGTGGCTCAGGTCTTCATGGGGATTCGCACTCAGTGTGCCCAGTGTCACAACCATCCGTTCGATCGTTGGACCATGGACGATTACTACGGGTTCACCGCTTTCTTTAGCCAAGTGGGGCGAAAGCAGGCCGAGGATTACCGTGAACGGATCGTTTTCAACCAGTTCAGCGGCGAAACCAAGCATCCGGTGACAAAGCAAAACGTGGCTCCGAAATTCCTGGGCGGCGACGCGCCGGAAACGAAGGGGAAAGACCGTCGCGAAGTCTTGGCCGATTGGTTGGTCGCTGGCGACAACCCGTTCTTCTCGACCAGCATTGCCAACCGAGTGTGGGCCCACTTCATGGGATCAGGCTTGGTGGATCCGGTCGATGACATTCGCGTTAGCAACCCGCCCAGCAACCCTGAGTTGTTCGACGAGTTGGGTGAGAAATTGGTCGAGTACAACTACGATTTTCGCAAACTGGTGCGGGACATTTGCACCAGCCGCGCTTATGGACGCAGTACAAAAACGAACGAGTCCAACGGTCACGATTCGCGAAACTACGCCCACGCAACGATTCGCCGTGTGCCCGCGGAAAGCCTGTTGGATTGCATCTGTCAGGTGACCGAAAGCCCTGAGAAGTTCAGCGGTTTGCCACTGGGAAGTCGCGCGGTGCAAATCTCCGATGGTGCCACGTCGAACTACTTCTTGACGACCTTTGGCCGTTCGGCTCGAGCAACCGTGTGTGATTGCGAAGCCACGACCGATCCATCGTTGTCGCAGGCATTGCACCTGCTCAACGGCAGTTCCGTGCACAACAAAATTGTGGGGGGGGGATTGATCAAACGTTGGATGAACGATGAGAAGCTGGAGCCCATTGCGGTCCTCGATCGCATTTATCGCCGAGCTCTCAGTCGTGAACCATCGCCCGAGGAACGCGAATCGGTCAAGACGCTGCTCGCTGAAGAAGGGGCGAACCCTCAGGCGGTCATGGAAGACGTTTTTTGGGCGGTCCTGAACGGCCGCGAGTTCGTTTTCAACCACTGATCCCGCTTTCATTCACTCTCAGTCAATCTCATGATGTTGCATCTTCCAATGAAGCGAACGCGTTCAACACGGTTCAGAAACGTGGCCTTGTCGCTGGCAAGTGTTCTGTGGGTTGGTTCGTCTGCTGGCGTGTTCGCTGCAGATGCCAAGTCAACTGATGAACCAGCGAAGGTGACTTTCGAAGACCATGTCAAACCGATCCTTCGTCAGCACTGTTTGAACTGTCACAGCCAAAGCGATAAACGCGGTGGTTTGGCGATGGATTCTTATGGTGCGATGATGGAAGGCGGCGGCAGCGGCGAGATTGTCTATGACGATGGTGATGCCGAAACCAGCCGGCTTTGGCAATTGGTCAATCACGATGACACCCCGGTGATGCCTCCTAGCCAACCGAAGCTTCCGGCAGAGCAGTTGCAGGTGATCCGGTCATGGATCGAAGGCGGCATTTTGGAGAATTCGGGCTCCAAGGCGAAAGCAAAGAAGAAGAACGCGTTGGCGTTTGTGGCCTCCACGAGCGGACGTCCGGAAGGTCCTCCGCCCATGCCAGAGACTTTGCCGCAGCGGGTTCCCGTGGTCACGCAGCGGGCCGCAGCGACCACTGCGATTGGCGCCAGCCCTTGGGCACCCTTGGTTGCGCTCGCCGGTCAAAAGCAGATTTCGCTGTATCACACGGAGACGGCTGAGTTGTTGGGGGTGCTTCCTTTCGAGGAAGGCATTCCACAATCGATTCGGTTCAGTCGCGATGGTCAATATTTGATCGCGGGTGGTGGAGAGCACAGCGTTCAAGGAATCGCAGCTGTCTACAGCATCAAAACCGGCGAACGTGTTGCTCAAGTGGGCGATGAATTGGACACCGTGTTTGATGCCGATGTAAACGACACCATGACCCGAATCGCATTGGGTGGTCCGCAGCGAATGTTGCGGATCTACGACGCGACCGATGGCACCCAGTTGTTTGACATCAAGAAACACACCGATTGGATTTACTCGGTTGCCTACAGTCCTGACGGCGTCTTGATCGCATCGGGTGACCGCAGCGGCGGGCTGGTTGTCTGGGAAGCCGACACGGGCAGGCAGTATCTCGATCTGGCAGGGCACAAAGGTGCCATTCGCGCGATCGCTTGGCGGGATGATTCCAACGTCTTGGCCAGTGCCAGCGAAGACGGCACGGTCAAGTTGTGGGACATGAATTCAGGAAAAGCCATTCGCTCCATCAATGCGGGAAGCGGCGGGGTGACGGCCGTTCAGTTCGACCACAAGGGGCAACTCGTCACTGCCAGCAAAGATCGCAAGGTGCGTCTGTGGGATGCCAGTGGCAAACAAATCACGGAAACGCCCGCCACCTCGGAAGCCGTTTTAGAAGTTGCGATCACGCATGACAGCTCGAAGATGATCTACGGTGATTGGACGGGAGTGGTCCGGATGTCGGCGGTCGCGGACCCGAAGCAGATTCAAGAGTTGGCGGCCAATCCACCCCCGGCAAAAGATCGCATCGGCGCCGTCGAGCAGACTTTGGCTTCGATCCAAGTCAAGTTGACACCGTTGCAAGCGAAGCGGGATGCGATGGCGACAGCTTTGCAAACTGCTCAAAAAGCGTTGGTTGAGATGGACGCCAAGATCAAGCAACAGAATGAAGCGATCGCCAAGAGCCAAGCCGCGATCGCCCAGAAGAAGGCCCAGCGAGAGCAGGCGATCTCAGGGTTGCCCGCGTTGGTTTCCAAGTCGCGTGACGCACACGATTCGGTCATCGCATCACGGGTGGGGTTGGGGGACGCACCGGACGACGCCGCGTTGGTCCAAGCGGCTGATTTGGAAGCGTCGCTCGCCGCACAGCTCACCGAGATTGCTCAGCAGCGTCGATTGGTGGTGCAAACCAAGAAGGACGAAGCGGCGCTGGCGGAGACTCTGAGATCTCAGCAAGGCGAACTGGCTGGGATGCAGGTGAAGCGAGCGGAGACGGAGAAGACGGTTCAGGCCGCCCGAGTTTCTGCAGAGCAGGCGGAGCAGTCCTATGCGGCGGTGGCCGGCGAGCTCAGCGAAGTTGAAAAGAAGAGGCAGTTGTTGGCCGAAGCGATTCAGTGATTTCGTCGATCGTTCGTTTGCCAACCGTTGATTCGACGAACTCGTGGGCCTTGAATTGGCTGCGAGGGGCGAACGAGTTGCTGCTTCAGGAAGAGCTGCCCAAGCTCGTGGTCGCTGATCAGCAGACCGCCGGGCGTGGTCGCCATGGGAAGTCATGGTTCGCTGCAGAAGATGGGTTGGCGTGCACGCTGATTGCAAAGGCCTCGCCCAATTTGTTGTCTCTCGCGGTTGGCGTCGCATTGGCCGAAGCGATCGAGATGGTGGCTGGCCCAACGTCGGTTCAGTTGAAGTGGCCCAACGACGCCTGGATGAACGAACGCAAGGTCGCTGGGATTTTGATTGAGCGACATGGCGATCCGGCTGGCGATGACGAGTCCTGGTTTGCGATCGGCATCGGCTGCAATTTGCGGCAGCACCCCACGTTGGATCAAGTCGAAGAAGGAGCGGTGTTGCCCACTTCGATTGCGGAGGCGACCGGCCGATTGATCTCCAAGGATCAGTTGTTGGATACCCTTGGGCCTCATCTGGTGGAGGTCATCGAGGACGCGAAGCGTCAGCCGCAGGATCTGTTGCAACGCTTTGAAGACCGCAATGCACTGCGTGGCACAACCGTTGCATGCCGTATTGGCGGCAAATTCGTCCAAGGTGTTTGCGAAGGTTTGCAGGCGGATGGCAGCCTTTTGCTGCGGACAGTTGACGGGTTGTTGGCTTGCAACAGCGGCGATGTCCAGCGATTGCGGCCTCAGGACTCGATTTCGAGCCGCAAATCGGGGCGATAAGAAGATTCGGGGGACCTTTTCGGTCGATTTCCGTCCACTACCTGATTTCTGACCTAGGTTTCAGTGGAGATGATCACGACTCTCGGATCATTTCTCGGGTTCTGTCCGTGAGGACATCCGTCTTCAAATTCTGCCTATACAGACCAAGTCTTTTGAAATGAAACGTACAAAGAAATCTGGCTTCTCGTTGTTGGAAGTGATCGCTGCTGTTGTGATTCTCGCCGTTGTTGCGGCTGCTACGGTTGCCACCGTTGCTCCCATGCGTGCGAAGAGCGAAGACAAGTTAGCTGAACAAGACATCGCTTCCCTCAACGCGATGGCACAAACTTACTACCTCGAAATTGGTTCGTACCCTCGTAACATCGCTTACTTGGTTCGCGAAAACTATATTAAATCCGACGACACAGCTTCGCGTGCTCGTTACAACAAGTTGCGTCAGTATCCTTACGACGCCGCAACTGGAACGTTCAGCAAGCCTGTGACGAACTAGTTCCGTCATGGTTCATTCCCCACCTCGCTTTTGTCCATCGTCCACGCGGCGGGACGTTCGACGTCGTGCTGCCGTGACTTTGGTCGAAGCGTTGTTGGTGCTGATGGTCTTGAGTGCTTCGATGCTGGCGGCACCACGTGTTGGCCAGTTGTTCTCGCAGCGTACGACGGTGCGTCAGGACTCCGATGTCGTGTTGCGTTCTCTGCGACTCGCTCGAGAGACCGCTTTGACGCGTCGATGTTCCGTGACGGTTCGATGGAAATCGGTGCGAAATGCAGACGGTGAGAATCGAACCGTGGTCGACATGGTGGCCGCACCAGGAATCTACAGTGACGGGGCGGACGCTTTCGGCGCCGCTGCTTCACCGGGGGCATCCACTTGGATGACGGACCCCATCGAATTGCATCCGAATGTCAGTGTTCGGGCGAATGCATCCAGCATCGTTTTTGACCCGACTGGAATCGCAAATCGTGATTTGGAACTGAAGGTTTATCGGGACTCCGAATCCATCGACGTCTTTGTCCAGGCGGCGTCCGGAAACATTTATCAAAATGCATCACCATGAGCGGCTTGAATTCTTCGCTGACGACGCCAACTCGAATCCGTTGGAAAACGTTTCGATGTGGAGCGACGTTGATCGATGTTGCCGTGGGTGCCGCTTTGCTCTCGTTGGTTCTGATCCCGGCGTTGAGCTTGATGGGACAGTCCAGTCAATTGCTGCAGCGAATGGATCGGCAGGACCAGTTGTTGTTCGAGGCTGAGCGTTTGGTTGAACAAACCAAGGTTGAGCTTTGTGACCCCGCTCAATTTGCCAGCACGCGAGGCACCCGGGAGGCAATCGTGGCGGGCAATGAAACCAGATCGATGCGATCGCAGGTTTCGGTTCAGGATTCCTTGGTGCCAAATTTGGTCACGCTCAATGTGGTGGTTTGGGAAGATGGAAACAACAATGGTTCCCTCGACACCGGCGAACTGAGCCAGTCATTGCGGACCCAGTGGAGCCAACCATGAAGATGCACTGCACTTGTTCTTTCCCCAAAATGTGTTCGTCCCGAACGGGCGTGAGCCTGATCGAAACGATCGCCTGTGTCGTGATTGTCGGGACCCTGGCGACCAGTATGGTTGGCATGATGCGTGGGTCGGCGCGAGTGACTGCGATTTCAATGGGCCATGAGGGCGTCTCAGCTCAAGGACGCAAGGCGTTGCGTTTTGTGTCGGGACGGTTGAGGGACATTTCCAATTCGGGCCAATCCATCACGTCGGTTCGCTCAAGCGATGTTGTCGTCAGCGACGGACTGAACACTCGACGGATTCGTTTTGAAGTTCGGCGGGCGCCCGATGGCGTGAACCGTTCCTTGGTGATGGTCGACCCCTTGTTGGGTGAGACGGTTTGCTTGGAAAGTTCGGTTCGTTCCTTTGCGATGAACGAAATCGTTGTGGATGGTCGACTGGCTGGAATTCAGTTGTCGATGCAATTGCAAGCGTCGGCCGACCGTGCTGCTGAACTGCGTCCTGACCACCGCACTGCCGAGCTGACCACCGTCCTTTGTTTGTCGCCGCAACTATGAACATTCCCGCGCATTTCAACCAACCGCCGAAGAGTCGTGTGATTCGAAAGTCGTGCGTCGCTCATGAGCTTCGCCCGGACCTGCGTCGCAGTGGATCGGCGGTCGTTTTGAGTTTTCTCGCGATGGCAGTTTTGTCACTCGCCGCGATCAGCATTGTCCGATCGCATCGTCGATCGAACGTGCGTTCGGCCAGTGTTCGCCAGCAAGTGGAAGGTCGCTTGGTGGCCGAAGGGTTGATCCATCGCAATGTTGCGTTGGCACGCGCCAACGGAGCGTTGCCGGTTGCAAGTTTGGATGCTGAGCTCGCCTCCACGTCGTTTCCGGATGCGTGGATGGCACCGCCGGTGATTGACGTCGCCAACCAAACGGTGTCGCTGCAGGTGTACATGTACCCGGGCGCGACCGTGCCGGCCGCCAGTCTGACAACTGCGATCCCGAGCGTCCCGCCGGCTCCCCTGCCTATGGCTCCTGCGCCCGCGGTTGTGCCGCCTTCCGCATTCTGAGCTCGACGAGGGATTTTTGAGCGGACCGTCAGGACAGGAGGACGCCGTCTTGATTGGCTTGCCAGGTTTGTCGCGTTCGGACATCCATCGCGGTCAAGCACCCACCGCCGTAGCAGTGGGTGTCCAGGCACACCAAGTGACCGACGTCGAGGATTTGACCTTCGTGGTTGGCAGTGTGACCCACAAAGGCCGTTTTTCCGCTGTGGTGTGGTTCGGGAACACCTTGTCGCAAGGAGTGCCAGCGAAGCATTTCGACGGTCTGTTCCTCGAGCGGCAGTGCGGGATCGTATGCCGCGTGGGTGAAGAAATAATCTTCGTAGACAAAGTAATCGCCCAGTGACTCAAAGAAGACGCGGTGAGCTTCGGGAAGGAAGTCCAGCCCCCCGTCGAATCCGTAGCTGTCGAGCGTCTCGACCCCGCCGTACCGCAACCAACTGTGATGCGATTCGCTGCCGCGAAGCACATTCAGCATCATTTCCTCGTGATTGCCTTGCAAAGCAACCAGCTGGGTTTGCTGGCCGCACTGCAGGAGGGTGTCGACCGCCCCTTTGGAGTCAGGGCCGCGGTCAACGACGTCACCCAGGGTGACTAAAATGTCAGTGGGTTGAGGATTGATCGCAGCCAAAACGGCCTGCAAAGCGGCATTGCAGCCGTGGATGTCTCCGATGGCGATCAGGCGTCCTGATGATTCGTTTGTTTGTTCCATTCAATCGGCCTGATCCTCAAGTCAACGACGTTTCGAATTGCACAGGGAAGAATGTGAATCGGACTTTCGATTACAATCAAAGGGTTCAAATCGTCGCAAAAAACGTTTGAAAGAGTATCCGGAGCAATCTGGAATCGCAAATCTTCGCCCATGATCGCTGGTTTGCAATCCCCATCGCCCGGCTTTGTGAACGCAAACCTCTGAAAATCGGATTTCATGAGCGACTCATCGTTTCTTCAATCGATCAAGAAAGCATTGCCCACGAGCTCGCGGTCTCACGCCGCGACAGAGGAGGCCAGTGCGGTTCACCCGTAC includes these proteins:
- a CDS encoding PPC domain-containing protein — encoded protein: MSASLAASSVSAAFPKISYIRPLGVVRGEESTITLHGSALGDATEVLTDLPGLEILEVKPVDEKSVTVKLKADEKLAPGLYPVRLVTKSGITDLRLIGVGTMPIVNEVEPNNSFEETQAIEMDRTIEGNIDREDVDCFKVHLEAGQKLTVEIEGIRLVQQLNNRNIFDPAIAILNSDRFEVAVSDDSSLLQQDSLCSFTPEEAGDYTIVVRESSFLGAANVCGYRLHVGSFPRPVTVIPSGGVKGEVLQAKLIDVDGTVTESSVQLPSEPVEKWPVTHQDDRGISPSPNWIRVSDAPIVTETEPNEGQSQASPGQFPALLCGVIDEGDGYDWFSFECKKGDRVRVQLHARKTLRSPLDGVIHVFGPDGKTLKGSDDIGPNPDGSVDFDAAVDGNHFVRVYDHLRSGSPNHNYVIELSRREPSLGLTLKELRRDEAMVVPVPVGGHSAMVLTAQRNQFNEQFDAIVEGLPEGVTAQTFPMPGGRVEIPVVLHATKEAALGGAFFEVGGVGKLGDREIQGDFQQHHKVVLGQNRREMLGYETEKAALAVCEAMPFSVEVVQPKTPILRRGSKDLLVRIKRDEGFEGTVSFRTLYNPPGIGVNNSKRIEKGQSEVIIPITANGSAAIGSWPMVMQVSYGTNRGTATVSTAPIMLDVEEPVFDFAFPKSAAEQGAEAVLAIGMTKRRDIEGDIEVRLVGIPNGVTCDEPQKKVELGSESVQFLLKIAADAKPGTHKTMVVQTLITRDGETMMQTDGTGEIRIDKPLPVKKDPPAEKKPEAKPKPKPAAKPLSRLEQLRQQKESK
- a CDS encoding DUF1549 domain-containing protein, with the translated sequence MNRSFHRLTVHSLGLAAIAIAVVSVSSVSAASPEAIKTKPGELPKVDLAVYPPEISLTTAGDFQSFVAVMRREDGVTEDITDKVRWTLGDDKLAKIDGHLLRPLADGETILSGRFSGTSVDIQVKVAQAATQSPVSFIKDVMPTLTRSGCNTGSCHGAARGKDGFNLSLFGFDPNGDYQRITREIGVRRINLAVPSESLLLKKSVGSVPHTGGKLFDVDSDYYETLHRWLKAGAPSDPADALPPAVTSVSIYPPQAVLEGTGATQRFVAVATYADGNTRDLSRLATFSTNDASVAAMDQNGLATAGARGEAFVMARFDTHTVGSQILTLPTDLQYTVPEPQPSSYVDELVDKKLQQLRLVPSGQCTDAEFIRRATIDITGLLPTEEELNLFVNDVAPDKREALIDRLLERKEFSEIWAMKFAQLLMIKSTNQVSKKSAMLYASWLTDQFARNVPVNEMVHDLLTSTGGTFGEPATNFYEIERDTLKTAENVAQVFMGIRTQCAQCHNHPFDRWTMDDYYGFTAFFSQVGRKQAEDYRERIVFNQFSGETKHPVTKQNVAPKFLGGDAPETKGKDRREVLADWLVAGDNPFFSTSIANRVWAHFMGSGLVDPVDDIRVSNPPSNPELFDELGEKLVEYNYDFRKLVRDICTSRAYGRSTKTNESNGHDSRNYAHATIRRVPAESLLDCICQVTESPEKFSGLPLGSRAVQISDGATSNYFLTTFGRSARATVCDCEATTDPSLSQALHLLNGSSVHNKIVGGGLIKRWMNDEKLEPIAVLDRIYRRALSREPSPEERESVKTLLAEEGANPQAVMEDVFWAVLNGREFVFNH
- a CDS encoding c-type cytochrome domain-containing protein; the protein is MKRTRSTRFRNVALSLASVLWVGSSAGVFAADAKSTDEPAKVTFEDHVKPILRQHCLNCHSQSDKRGGLAMDSYGAMMEGGGSGEIVYDDGDAETSRLWQLVNHDDTPVMPPSQPKLPAEQLQVIRSWIEGGILENSGSKAKAKKKNALAFVASTSGRPEGPPPMPETLPQRVPVVTQRAAATTAIGASPWAPLVALAGQKQISLYHTETAELLGVLPFEEGIPQSIRFSRDGQYLIAGGGEHSVQGIAAVYSIKTGERVAQVGDELDTVFDADVNDTMTRIALGGPQRMLRIYDATDGTQLFDIKKHTDWIYSVAYSPDGVLIASGDRSGGLVVWEADTGRQYLDLAGHKGAIRAIAWRDDSNVLASASEDGTVKLWDMNSGKAIRSINAGSGGVTAVQFDHKGQLVTASKDRKVRLWDASGKQITETPATSEAVLEVAITHDSSKMIYGDWTGVVRMSAVADPKQIQELAANPPPAKDRIGAVEQTLASIQVKLTPLQAKRDAMATALQTAQKALVEMDAKIKQQNEAIAKSQAAIAQKKAQREQAISGLPALVSKSRDAHDSVIASRVGLGDAPDDAALVQAADLEASLAAQLTEIAQQRRLVVQTKKDEAALAETLRSQQGELAGMQVKRAETEKTVQAARVSAEQAEQSYAAVAGELSEVEKKRQLLAEAIQ
- a CDS encoding biotin--[acetyl-CoA-carboxylase] ligase, with amino-acid sequence MISSIVRLPTVDSTNSWALNWLRGANELLLQEELPKLVVADQQTAGRGRHGKSWFAAEDGLACTLIAKASPNLLSLAVGVALAEAIEMVAGPTSVQLKWPNDAWMNERKVAGILIERHGDPAGDDESWFAIGIGCNLRQHPTLDQVEEGAVLPTSIAEATGRLISKDQLLDTLGPHLVEVIEDAKRQPQDLLQRFEDRNALRGTTVACRIGGKFVQGVCEGLQADGSLLLRTVDGLLACNSGDVQRLRPQDSISSRKSGR
- a CDS encoding prepilin-type N-terminal cleavage/methylation domain-containing protein, with the protein product MKRTKKSGFSLLEVIAAVVILAVVAAATVATVAPMRAKSEDKLAEQDIASLNAMAQTYYLEIGSYPRNIAYLVRENYIKSDDTASRARYNKLRQYPYDAATGTFSKPVTN
- a CDS encoding pilus assembly FimT family protein, encoding MTLVEALLVLMVLSASMLAAPRVGQLFSQRTTVRQDSDVVLRSLRLARETALTRRCSVTVRWKSVRNADGENRTVVDMVAAPGIYSDGADAFGAAASPGASTWMTDPIELHPNVSVRANASSIVFDPTGIANRDLELKVYRDSESIDVFVQAASGNIYQNASP
- a CDS encoding metallophosphoesterase family protein, yielding MEQTNESSGRLIAIGDIHGCNAALQAVLAAINPQPTDILVTLGDVVDRGPDSKGAVDTLLQCGQQTQLVALQGNHEEMMLNVLRGSESHHSWLRYGGVETLDSYGFDGGLDFLPEAHRVFFESLGDYFVYEDYFFTHAAYDPALPLEEQTVEMLRWHSLRQGVPEPHHSGKTAFVGHTANHEGQILDVGHLVCLDTHCYGGGCLTAMDVRTRQTWQANQDGVLLS